A window of Modestobacter versicolor contains these coding sequences:
- the hisN gene encoding histidinol-phosphatase: MTSGQRGYNEDMRLAHVLADQADAISLDRFRAQDLQVDTKPDLTPVTDADRAVEEQLRSTLARARTRDAVIGEEFGSTGRGDRRWVVDPIDGTKNFVRGVPVWATLIALLDGDLPVVGLVSAPALNRRWWAAAGTGAWTGRRLENATRCTVSKVASLADASLSYSSLSGWEERDRLDGFLDLTRAVWRTRAYGDFWSYMMVAEGSVDVACEPEVSLWDLAALDVVVREAGGTFTDLDGTPGPAGGSAVATNGVLHPDVLTALAPGAGRAPSA, translated from the coding sequence GCCGACGCGATCAGCCTGGACCGGTTCCGGGCCCAGGACCTGCAGGTCGACACCAAGCCCGACCTCACCCCCGTGACCGACGCCGACCGGGCGGTGGAGGAGCAGCTGCGCAGCACGCTGGCGCGCGCCCGCACCCGGGACGCCGTCATCGGCGAGGAGTTCGGCAGCACCGGCCGCGGCGACCGGCGGTGGGTGGTCGACCCGATCGACGGCACGAAGAACTTCGTCCGCGGGGTGCCCGTGTGGGCCACGCTCATCGCCCTGCTCGACGGCGACCTGCCCGTCGTGGGCCTGGTGTCCGCGCCGGCGCTCAACCGCCGCTGGTGGGCGGCCGCCGGCACCGGCGCGTGGACCGGCCGGCGGCTGGAGAACGCCACCCGCTGCACGGTCTCGAAGGTCGCCAGCCTGGCCGACGCGAGCCTGTCCTACTCCAGCCTGTCCGGCTGGGAGGAGCGGGACCGGCTCGACGGGTTCCTCGACCTGACCCGCGCGGTCTGGCGGACCCGGGCCTACGGCGACTTCTGGAGCTACATGATGGTGGCCGAGGGCTCGGTCGACGTCGCCTGCGAGCCCGAGGTCTCGCTGTGGGACCTCGCCGCGCTCGACGTGGTCGTCCGGGAGGCCGGCGGCACGTTCACCGACCTGGACGGCACCCCCGGCCCGGCCGGCGGCAGCGCCGTGGCCACCAACGGCGTGCTGCACCCGGACGTGCTGACGGCGCTCGCCCCGGGTGCGGGTCGAGCGCCGTCAGCCTGA